DNA from Patescibacteria group bacterium:
CATCCTCTATCCTTTTAGTAAAAAAGGTGATATTCAAAAAAAGCCGCCAGGAATATCCTGGCGGCAGACTCAAATTTTTTTTCGTGACGGTCGTGTGAAAATATAGAGGGCGACGGCAACACCCAACACCCCTAAACCAATCTTCACTGGCAACAAGGGCGCGATTATGATTGCCCACGTAATGCTCGCCGCGATCATTATGATGGCGGTCGCTTTCGCGCGAACCGGAATGGCTTTATGCTCGTGCCAATCTTTTATCAGCGGACCAAACCACTTGTTGCGGATGAGCGCCACATGAAATCTCTCCGACCCCTTCGCGTAACACCCGCACGCCAACAAGACGAAGGGTGTTGTGGGCAGGATGGGGAGGAATATTCCAATGACTCCTGTTGCAAGTGAAAGATGTCCGCAACACACAAAAAAGAACTTATACATTACGAACACCTCCTTTTAGGATACCTTGAGCGAATAGTTACGCGAAAAGAAACTGTCTCCAAAGGAGAATGGTTCCTGTCGTAAACGTCGCGATGAAAAAAACAATGAACGGATAGGTCACGTATCGGTGCCGCCGCGGGGCAGAAAGTCCCGTCAGGCGAAAACGCGCAAGCAGATACGTAGTCGTACTAAGCCCCACCAGAACAAAATGGAAGGCGACCAATGCGGGATCCCCCCAGAGACCGCCTGATTTGCGGACAGCGATCTCCATGCCGACAACGCCGACAAGAATAAAAGTTGTCAGTATGGCAACGTGAATGCGATGAACATCCACCGCGTCCGGTTCTTCGGGCTTTCCCTCCCGCAGACGTCTGGCGCGGATTCCCGTTGAAACGACATATCCCATAAAGAGCACTGCGGCCGCGAGTGACATCCACCCGAGGTACGCCGCTCTCTCGGCATTGCCTGTCCAAAAGAATATTCCGCTCGCCAAAGCGACAGTAAACACATAAAACCACTGGTAAGACATGGTGACCTCCCGGTTTAAAAAGAACAAGTTTTTATACCACCCGAACTCAACATTGAGCGAGGATATTACTAAAAAACATCTTACCAGTAAGGAGCATATAAAACAATGCTTACCGCGACTGACGGAACCGAGCCGACATTAGAGAAAAAATCCGCTGATGAGCGAAAAGACCCACGCAAAAACGAGAAGCGCCGTCCACTTTTTATGTTCCCTGAAGAAGTTTATCCCCGCCCGGTATGCTCGGTGCGCAAAGAAAAACATCACTCCCGCCTGCACGAACGCCCACAGTGAAATGATGCCGTGCACCGGCGCGAGGAATATATACGTCGGTTCGGACATCGCATGCTCGGCCATGTGTCCCGTAACGTATTGCCGGGACAAGAGCAGGACAACAAAGATAACGGCGTACGCAAATATACTAGACGCGATCTTGGAAAAGAACACGCCTCTTCTGTACGCGACGAGCGCAACGCCGATCACGCCGAAGGTAATGCCGGCAAAAGAAGTGTGGATAAAAAGATCGGTAAACAAAAATTCCATATCAATATATTATATATCAATCCCTATTAACGGATCCCCGTATCTACATCAATAGTGAGCGTAACAGGCGTATTCGCCGTAACGTGAATTTGGATGGGCAAACCGCTTGTTCCTCCGATCCCCTGATGCGCCATGTCAACCCAGTAATCTCCTTCCGGGAGAGTCGTGCTGAATTTCCCTTTTCCATCCGGAACAAGTGTTGCCACGAGCGTCTCTCGGTCGGTGAGGTAGACGAAAACTTTTCGCGCGGCAAACATTTCAGGTGTTGGATCGCAGGGTTCGTCAATCCGCTGGACGGGACAAACAGGACCAATCGTCATGGTGCCTTGCAGTATGCCGGTACCTCTTCCCTCCGATTTAGTCGTATTGAACCGCAGTGGGATTGAAACTGAATCGGCGTGTTCCGGTAAGCCAGAAGGATTATCTTTCTCTAACACCAAGGTCCCCGTTTCTGTCGCGGGAGTATCAAAAGTAAGCACTACTTCAAATGGAACGAATTCTGTTGTCATCCAATCACCCTTGGCTTGCGCGGGCAAAGCGACGAGTTCCCTTCCGTTCGCGTCAAAGAGCCGCACTGGAAATGAAGCTTCAAAATACCAATTTCCTCTTGCTTCTCCTCGCACGAGAAGCGGACTCTCTACCAGAGCATTCGGCAGAGGTAGCGTTATGCGAATTTTATCACTCTTTACTAGATCGATTATTTCAGTGAATGACTTTTCCCCCGCACGACACTGGCGCGGATACGTTTCCATCACCGGGAAGCCC
Protein-coding regions in this window:
- a CDS encoding YbaN family protein; this translates as MYKFFFVCCGHLSLATGVIGIFLPILPTTPFVLLACGCYAKGSERFHVALIRNKWFGPLIKDWHEHKAIPVRAKATAIIMIAASITWAIIIAPLLPVKIGLGVLGVAVALYIFTRPSRKKI
- a CDS encoding Gmad2 immunoglobulin-like domain-containing protein, whose amino-acid sequence is MKIKLIIIIIGILVVTAGLAVIFLFQCEDDWCFVFQQQKGKSADSFERCVLLGFPVMETYPRQCRAGEKSFTEIIDLVKSDKIRITLPLPNALVESPLLVRGEARGNWYFEASFPVRLFDANGRELVALPAQAKGDWMTTEFVPFEVVLTFDTPATETGTLVLEKDNPSGLPEHADSVSIPLRFNTTKSEGRGTGILQGTMTIGPVCPVQRIDEPCDPTPEMFAARKVFVYLTDRETLVATLVPDGKGKFSTTLPEGDYWVDMAHQGIGGTSGLPIQIHVTANTPVTLTIDVDTGIR